In one window of Bradyrhizobium sp. AZCC 1721 DNA:
- a CDS encoding pyridoxal-phosphate-dependent aminotransferase family protein yields MTVHTGRHFLQIPGPTNVPDRVLRAMDMPTMDHRGPEFAEVGHAVLAAMQRVFRTKQPVIIYPSSGTGAWEAALVNTLQPGDKVLMAETGQFAVLWRGIADKFKLDVDFIPGDWRHGADLEQIEARLSADKAHKVKAVCVVHNETSTGCVTHPQDVRKVLDRVNHPALLMVDTISGLGSLEYEHDAWGIDVSVAGAQKGLMLPPGLGFNAISEKALAVAKANPAMRSYWDWQEVIAINMAGTWPYTPATNLLFGLREAVKMLEEEGLENVFARHKRHSAATRAAIKVWGLETQCQEQGAHSPALTGVVMPEGHDADNFRKVVLENFDMSLGTGLNKIKGKVFRIGHIGHFNDLMLMGTLAGVEMGLDLAKVPHRGGGVLAAMEVLKGRDVVAMPKAAVA; encoded by the coding sequence ATGACTGTGCATACTGGAAGGCATTTTCTGCAGATTCCGGGACCGACCAACGTGCCGGACCGGGTGCTGCGCGCCATGGACATGCCGACCATGGACCACCGGGGTCCCGAGTTCGCCGAGGTTGGTCATGCCGTGCTGGCGGCCATGCAGCGGGTGTTCCGCACCAAACAGCCGGTTATCATCTATCCGTCGTCCGGCACGGGCGCATGGGAGGCGGCACTCGTCAATACGCTGCAGCCGGGCGACAAAGTGCTGATGGCGGAGACTGGGCAGTTTGCCGTGTTGTGGCGCGGCATCGCTGACAAATTCAAGCTCGACGTGGATTTCATTCCCGGTGACTGGCGTCATGGCGCAGACCTCGAGCAGATTGAGGCGCGGCTGTCGGCCGACAAGGCGCACAAGGTCAAGGCCGTATGCGTGGTCCACAACGAGACTTCGACCGGCTGCGTCACCCATCCGCAGGACGTCCGCAAGGTTCTCGACCGCGTCAACCATCCCGCGCTCTTGATGGTCGACACCATCTCTGGTCTGGGATCGCTGGAATATGAGCACGACGCCTGGGGCATCGACGTCTCGGTCGCTGGGGCGCAGAAAGGCCTGATGCTGCCGCCGGGTCTCGGCTTCAACGCCATCTCGGAAAAGGCGCTCGCGGTGGCGAAGGCCAATCCCGCGATGCGCTCTTATTGGGACTGGCAGGAAGTCATCGCGATCAACATGGCGGGCACCTGGCCCTACACGCCGGCAACGAACCTGCTGTTCGGGCTGCGCGAAGCGGTCAAGATGCTCGAGGAGGAGGGCCTCGAGAATGTCTTCGCCCGCCACAAGCGCCACAGCGCCGCGACGCGCGCGGCCATCAAGGTGTGGGGGCTGGAAACGCAATGTCAGGAGCAGGGCGCGCATTCGCCCGCGCTGACCGGCGTCGTCATGCCGGAAGGCCATGACGCCGACAACTTCCGCAAGGTCGTGCTGGAAAACTTCGATATGTCGCTCGGCACCGGCCTGAACAAGATCAAGGGCAAGGTGTTCCGGATCGGCCATATCGGACACTTCAACGACCTGATGCTGATGGGCACGCTGGCGGGTGTCGAGATGGGTCTCGATCTCGCCAAGGTGCCGCATCGCGGCGGTGGCGTGCTGGCGGCGATGGAAGTGCTCAAGGGACGCGACGTCGTGGCGATGCCGAAGGCCGCCGTTGCCTGA
- a CDS encoding class II aldolase/adducin family protein, giving the protein MPTRNDREKRQSIIDACLRMTALGINQGTSGNISLRHGDGMLITPTSTPYEAMKPEQIVYMHLDGNHDPAQRPSSEWRFHRDILKARPEVQAIVHAHPPYSTMLAIMGMEIPPVHYMVAVAGGDTIRCAPYATFGTQELSEHAVRALEGRLACLLEHHGMIAIGPSLAKAMWLAVEVETLARQYHGCLQIGTPPLLSSAEIEKVRLRMAGYGHAEE; this is encoded by the coding sequence ATGCCGACCAGGAACGACCGGGAAAAACGTCAATCCATCATCGATGCCTGCCTGCGCATGACTGCACTCGGCATCAATCAAGGGACGTCGGGCAATATCAGCCTGCGCCACGGCGATGGTATGCTGATCACCCCGACCAGCACGCCCTACGAGGCGATGAAGCCCGAGCAGATCGTCTACATGCACCTCGACGGCAACCACGATCCCGCCCAGCGCCCATCAAGCGAGTGGCGGTTTCACCGCGACATCCTCAAGGCCCGCCCGGAGGTGCAGGCGATCGTCCACGCCCATCCGCCCTACTCGACCATGCTGGCGATCATGGGCATGGAGATTCCGCCGGTGCACTACATGGTGGCCGTCGCCGGTGGCGACACCATCCGCTGCGCGCCGTATGCGACCTTCGGCACCCAGGAGCTCTCCGAACACGCCGTCCGCGCGCTGGAGGGACGGCTGGCCTGCCTGCTCGAACATCACGGCATGATCGCGATCGGGCCGTCACTGGCAAAGGCGATGTGGCTTGCAGTCGAGGTCGAAACGCTGGCGCGGCAATATCACGGCTGCCTGCAGATCGGCACGCCGCCATTGCTGTCAAGTGCGGAAATCGAAAAAGTCCGCCTCCGCATGGCCGGATACGGCCACGCGGAGGAGTAA
- a CDS encoding S-methyl-5'-thioadenosine phosphorylase, whose amino-acid sequence MTRAVLGIIGGSGIYDLPGLEDVREETINSPWGEPSAPLMRGIIAGLPVAFLPRHGKGHVLSPSDINYRANIDVLKRAGVTDLVSLSACGSFKEELPPGTFVLVDQFVDRTYRRESSFFGKGCVAHVSMAHPVSPRLHVHLAAAAEAEGIAAVRGGTYVCMEGPQFSSLAESQTYKAQGHSVIGMTNMPEAKLAREAEICYASVAMVTDYDCWHPHHEAVTVQDIIRVLNSNAGKAKALVARLARDFPREHEPCPIGSDKALDTALITAPEARDAELLAKLDAVAGRVLRS is encoded by the coding sequence ATGACGCGTGCCGTGCTTGGCATCATCGGCGGATCCGGCATCTACGACCTGCCGGGGCTCGAGGATGTCCGCGAGGAAACCATCAACAGCCCGTGGGGCGAGCCGTCCGCGCCGCTGATGCGCGGCATCATCGCCGGGCTGCCGGTCGCGTTCCTGCCGCGCCATGGCAAGGGGCATGTGCTCTCGCCCTCCGACATCAACTACCGCGCCAATATCGACGTGCTGAAACGGGCAGGGGTTACCGACCTGGTTTCGCTGTCGGCCTGTGGCTCCTTCAAGGAGGAACTGCCGCCCGGCACGTTTGTGCTGGTCGATCAGTTCGTCGACCGCACCTATCGCCGTGAGAGCTCGTTCTTCGGCAAGGGTTGCGTCGCCCATGTCTCGATGGCCCATCCGGTTTCGCCGCGGCTGCATGTGCATCTGGCGGCAGCGGCCGAGGCTGAGGGGATCGCGGCGGTGCGGGGCGGCACCTATGTCTGCATGGAAGGGCCGCAGTTCTCCAGCCTCGCGGAGAGCCAGACTTATAAGGCGCAGGGTCATTCGGTGATTGGCATGACCAACATGCCCGAGGCAAAACTCGCCCGCGAGGCCGAGATCTGCTACGCCAGCGTGGCGATGGTCACCGATTACGATTGCTGGCATCCTCATCATGAGGCGGTCACCGTGCAGGATATCATTCGCGTGCTGAACTCGAATGCCGGCAAGGCCAAGGCGCTGGTTGCGCGTCTCGCCCGGGATTTCCCGCGTGAGCATGAGCCGTGCCCGATCGGCTCGGACAAGGCGCTGGACACCGCCCTGATCACGGCGCCGGAAGCGCGCGATGCAGAATTGCTCGCCAAGCTCGATGCCGTGGCCGGAAGGGTGCTACGGTCGTGA
- a CDS encoding enoyl-CoA hydratase/isomerase family protein, whose translation MNAPVASTEDLIYSVEDGIARLTFNRPQARNALTFAMYEQMAAICETINNDRSIKAMILTGAGDKAFASGTDISQFRAFKTAQDALDYEARIDRVLGALEACRVPTIAAIAGACTGGGAGIAACCDIRIGTATTRIGFPIARTLGNCLSMSNISRLVSLVGPARTKDLIFKARLVEAPEALALGLLNEVVPDVATLQRRADETAKLVASHAPITIEVTKEAVRRIRRTLTRDEGEDLILRAYMSEDFREGMDAFLNKRSPNWKGK comes from the coding sequence ATGAACGCTCCGGTAGCTTCGACCGAAGACCTGATCTATTCCGTCGAGGACGGCATCGCCCGGCTGACGTTCAACCGTCCGCAGGCGCGCAACGCGCTGACCTTTGCCATGTACGAGCAGATGGCGGCGATCTGCGAGACCATCAACAACGATCGCTCGATCAAGGCGATGATCTTGACCGGCGCCGGCGACAAGGCGTTCGCATCGGGCACCGACATTTCGCAGTTCCGCGCCTTCAAGACCGCACAGGACGCGCTCGACTATGAGGCGCGGATCGACCGCGTGCTCGGTGCGCTGGAGGCCTGCCGGGTGCCGACGATCGCGGCGATTGCCGGCGCCTGCACTGGCGGCGGGGCCGGGATTGCGGCGTGCTGCGACATCCGCATCGGTACCGCGACAACGCGGATCGGCTTTCCGATCGCGCGTACACTCGGCAATTGCCTGTCGATGTCCAATATCTCCAGGCTGGTTTCGCTGGTCGGCCCCGCGCGGACCAAGGACCTGATCTTCAAGGCGCGACTGGTGGAAGCGCCGGAAGCGTTGGCGCTCGGGCTGCTCAATGAGGTGGTGCCCGATGTCGCAACGTTGCAGCGCCGCGCCGACGAGACTGCGAAGCTCGTTGCGAGCCATGCGCCGATCACGATCGAAGTCACCAAGGAAGCGGTGCGCCGCATCCGGCGGACATTGACGCGTGACGAGGGCGAGGACCTGATCCTTCGCGCCTATATGAGCGAGGACTTCCGCGAGGGAATGGACGCGTTCCTCAACAAGCGCTCGCCGAACTGGAAGGGCAAATAG
- a CDS encoding Bug family tripartite tricarboxylate transporter substrate binding protein, which translates to MGQILKAAAALTALIATTPAFAAWEPTKPVEIVVAAGAGGASDQMARMMQAAIQKNNLMKQPMVVSLKGGASGAEALMYMKSSDGDPNKVLVAYSLIYMLPLSAKIPFNWRDLTPVSVVALDQFVLWDNAEGPKTVKDFIAAAKAANSPFKMGGTGSKREDHVLTVFMEQKTGAKFSYLPYKSGGEAATQLVGKHTEANVNNPSENLEVWRAGQVRALCVFDKERISYKAKVTETQSWNDVPTCKEEGLDVQYLMLRAMFLPGKVTPEQQAFYVDLFQKVTQTPEYKDYMEKQALKPIFLTGKDMLKFLEEDDKLNASLMKEAGFVAK; encoded by the coding sequence GTGGGACAGATCCTCAAAGCCGCGGCCGCCTTGACGGCCCTGATCGCAACCACCCCTGCGTTTGCCGCTTGGGAGCCGACCAAGCCGGTGGAAATCGTGGTCGCGGCCGGCGCCGGCGGTGCCTCCGACCAGATGGCGCGGATGATGCAGGCGGCGATCCAAAAGAACAATTTGATGAAGCAGCCGATGGTTGTGTCGCTCAAGGGCGGGGCGTCCGGCGCCGAGGCGCTGATGTACATGAAATCCAGCGACGGCGATCCCAACAAGGTGCTGGTCGCCTATTCCCTGATCTACATGCTGCCGCTGTCGGCCAAGATCCCGTTCAACTGGCGTGACCTGACGCCGGTGTCGGTGGTCGCGCTCGACCAGTTCGTGCTGTGGGACAATGCCGAGGGTCCGAAGACGGTGAAGGATTTCATCGCCGCCGCCAAGGCGGCGAACTCGCCGTTCAAGATGGGCGGCACCGGCTCCAAGCGCGAGGACCATGTGTTGACGGTTTTCATGGAGCAGAAGACCGGCGCAAAATTCTCCTATCTGCCCTACAAGTCCGGCGGCGAGGCGGCGACGCAGCTTGTCGGCAAGCACACCGAAGCCAATGTCAATAACCCGTCTGAAAACCTCGAAGTCTGGCGCGCCGGACAGGTCCGCGCGCTGTGCGTGTTCGACAAGGAGCGCATTTCCTACAAAGCCAAGGTCACGGAGACGCAGTCCTGGAACGACGTCCCGACCTGCAAGGAGGAAGGGCTCGACGTGCAGTACCTGATGCTGCGCGCGATGTTCCTGCCCGGCAAGGTGACGCCGGAGCAGCAGGCGTTCTATGTCGACCTGTTCCAGAAGGTGACGCAGACGCCGGAATACAAGGACTATATGGAGAAGCAGGCGCTCAAGCCGATCTTCCTGACCGGCAAGGACATGCTGAAATTCCTCGAAGAGGACGACAAGCTGAATGCCTCGCTCATGAAGGAAGCGGGCTTCGTCGCGAAGTAA